The following coding sequences lie in one Calidithermus timidus DSM 17022 genomic window:
- the mltG gene encoding endolytic transglycosylase MltG, whose translation MNENQPPSNPSETGAPERTPAWELPAPPLEPRPRSTPWLLRLVLAMFVLLVGLLGYILYLFGPTGKSAQVRIPRGVGAAAVGEILERAGLIRSSGVFALYLRFSGRDKDLKPGFYRLEGRGLRAIALSLTDKSRPLSVSITFPEGWRAVDMAERLSENNLDGPGFLELVQNPPASLRPPEAKGPTLEGFLFPATYTFALDARPEEIVQAMTRRMAQEFTPERLEKLRALGLSVQDWVTLASIVQAEAADAGERPIIAGIFLNRLDVGMPLQADPTVAYGLGKRLPELDRSAGDFAADTPYNTYARRGLPPTAIGNPGLDALEAVLNPRRTDERGRKYLYFLHAQGRLFVNTTFEGHLRDTARYR comes from the coding sequence ATGAACGAGAATCAACCCCCTTCCAACCCCTCCGAGACCGGGGCCCCTGAGCGCACCCCCGCCTGGGAATTGCCCGCCCCGCCCCTCGAGCCGCGCCCGCGCAGCACCCCCTGGCTGTTGCGGCTGGTGCTGGCGATGTTCGTGCTGCTGGTGGGGTTGCTGGGTTACATCCTCTACCTCTTCGGCCCCACCGGCAAAAGCGCCCAGGTGCGCATCCCCAGGGGTGTTGGGGCCGCTGCCGTGGGAGAGATCCTCGAGCGGGCCGGACTGATCCGCTCGTCGGGGGTCTTCGCGCTCTACCTGCGCTTCTCGGGCCGCGACAAGGACCTCAAGCCCGGCTTCTACCGCCTCGAGGGCCGAGGCCTGCGCGCCATCGCCCTCTCCCTCACCGACAAGTCGCGCCCCTTGAGCGTGAGCATCACCTTCCCCGAGGGCTGGCGCGCGGTGGACATGGCCGAGCGCCTCTCCGAGAACAACCTCGATGGACCGGGCTTCCTCGAGCTCGTGCAGAACCCCCCGGCCAGCTTGCGTCCCCCCGAGGCCAAGGGGCCTACCCTGGAGGGCTTCCTTTTCCCCGCCACCTACACCTTCGCCCTCGACGCCCGCCCCGAGGAGATCGTACAGGCCATGACCCGGCGCATGGCCCAGGAGTTCACCCCCGAGCGGCTGGAGAAGCTCCGAGCGCTCGGCCTCTCCGTCCAGGACTGGGTGACACTGGCTTCCATCGTGCAGGCCGAGGCGGCTGACGCTGGCGAGCGGCCCATCATCGCCGGAATCTTCCTCAACCGCCTCGACGTCGGCATGCCCCTGCAGGCCGACCCCACCGTGGCCTACGGCCTGGGCAAGCGCTTACCCGAGCTCGACCGCAGCGCGGGCGACTTCGCCGCGGACACCCCCTACAACACCTACGCCCGCCGCGGCCTGCCGCCCACCGCCATCGGCAATCCCGGTCTCGACGCGCTCGAGGCCGTCCTCAACCCCCGGCGCACCGACGAGCGGGGTCGGAAGTACCTCTACTTCCTCCACGCCCAAGGCCGCCTGTTCGTCAACACCACCTTCGAGGGGCACCTGCGGGATACGGCGAGGTATCGCTGA
- a CDS encoding ABC transporter permease produces the protein MEVLALVYRNLRARPVRSLLTLLGIVVATASMVLFMSFGEGLRRALGSELASVGPALLVLPEGVEALGAGYPELPPEVAHKLEAIAQEVGITKIIPITVFVRGGFDPTSSFAFQGLPQGVSPKDIYPNLKVAKGVLLPGARGAVVGGTIAQRNNLSLGKTLRLSPQVSLEVVGVLERTGGIADSVIYVPVEAVRAVLGTKNYTSILLSIRDDRRAEAVARAIEARIPGIDVQTSGDVLRFAERAVRISDLVRFGISLVALTVGGLLVANTVMMSVYERIREFGLMRAIGARQGFVFGLVLLEALLLGLGGGLLGLALGQLASFAVNWYTVREVGLALSAVTPRLALFALLVALALGLLAGALPARTASRIPVVEALGRV, from the coding sequence ATGGAGGTCTTGGCCCTGGTCTATCGCAACCTGCGCGCGCGACCTGTGCGCAGCCTGCTGACGCTGCTGGGCATCGTGGTGGCGACGGCCAGCATGGTGCTGTTCATGTCCTTCGGTGAGGGTTTGCGCAGGGCGCTGGGGAGCGAGCTTGCCAGCGTGGGTCCTGCGCTTTTGGTTCTGCCCGAGGGGGTGGAAGCACTCGGCGCGGGTTACCCCGAGCTGCCGCCTGAGGTGGCGCACAAGCTCGAGGCCATCGCGCAGGAGGTGGGAATCACCAAGATCATTCCCATTACGGTCTTCGTACGCGGCGGCTTTGACCCCACCAGCAGCTTCGCCTTTCAGGGCCTGCCCCAGGGGGTCAGCCCCAAAGACATCTACCCCAACCTGAAAGTCGCTAAGGGCGTGTTGCTGCCGGGGGCCAGGGGAGCGGTGGTGGGCGGGACCATCGCCCAGCGCAACAACCTCAGCCTGGGCAAGACGCTGCGCCTCTCACCGCAGGTCTCGCTCGAGGTGGTGGGGGTACTCGAGCGAACCGGAGGTATCGCCGACAGCGTCATCTACGTGCCCGTCGAGGCCGTTCGCGCGGTGCTGGGCACGAAGAACTACACCTCCATCCTGCTCTCCATCCGCGACGACCGGCGCGCCGAAGCGGTCGCCAGGGCCATCGAAGCCCGCATTCCGGGCATCGACGTCCAGACCTCGGGCGACGTGCTGCGCTTCGCCGAGCGGGCGGTGCGCATCAGCGACCTGGTGCGCTTCGGCATCAGCCTGGTGGCCCTCACTGTGGGGGGGCTGCTGGTGGCCAACACGGTGATGATGTCGGTCTACGAGCGCATCCGCGAGTTCGGGCTGATGCGGGCCATCGGGGCCAGGCAGGGCTTCGTCTTCGGGCTGGTGCTGCTGGAAGCCTTGCTGCTGGGGCTGGGCGGGGGCCTGTTGGGGCTAGCGCTGGGGCAGTTAGCCTCCTTCGCCGTCAACTGGTACACCGTGAGGGAGGTGGGGCTGGCCCTTTCCGCGGTCACGCCACGCCTGGCCCTCTTCGCTTTGCTGGTGGCGCTGGCGCTGGGTCTGCTGGCCGGGGCGCTACCCGCCCGCACCGCCAGCCGGATTCCGGTGGTCGAGGCCTTGGGCAGGGTATAG
- the nusA gene encoding transcription termination factor NusA: MNREFVEALTQVAVERGVSVDELIAAFEYALRQAYLRQRGYKPKDVEEGLGPVVEVNLDPQSGELEVLEIRTVVEKVENPDREISLADALTYDPEVQVGEEMEFPVDREEFTRIAVLAAKQVLTQRLKEAERNRVHEEYKDKEGEVITGTVARVDNRGSVYVDLGRGEALMPIKEQIPTERYHPGNRIKVYLKQVQRSSKGASLIVSRASEELLRYLLRQEVPEIAEGIVEVKAIAREPGSRSKVAVMSHNPNVDPIGACIGHKGQRIQAVSSELGRERVDIIQWSPNVREFIRNALSPAQVGNIEVDLEGKRARVVVSKDQHSLAIGKAGQNVRLASKLTGFEIDFEEAEEVTDLDAAMLRASEKEGKERVSQEAKSRFESLFADSDE; the protein is encoded by the coding sequence GTGAACCGAGAATTCGTAGAAGCCCTAACCCAGGTAGCGGTCGAGCGCGGCGTGAGCGTCGACGAGCTGATCGCGGCCTTCGAGTATGCCCTGCGGCAGGCTTACCTGCGTCAGCGGGGCTACAAGCCAAAAGACGTGGAGGAGGGCCTAGGCCCCGTAGTGGAGGTGAACCTCGACCCCCAGAGCGGGGAGTTGGAGGTGCTCGAGATCCGCACGGTGGTGGAGAAGGTGGAAAACCCCGATCGTGAGATCTCTCTCGCCGACGCCCTCACCTACGATCCCGAGGTGCAGGTGGGCGAGGAGATGGAGTTTCCCGTCGACCGTGAGGAGTTCACCCGCATCGCCGTGCTGGCCGCCAAGCAGGTGCTGACCCAGCGCCTTAAGGAAGCCGAGCGCAACCGGGTTCACGAGGAGTACAAGGACAAGGAGGGTGAGGTCATCACCGGAACCGTGGCTCGGGTGGATAACCGGGGCAGCGTGTACGTGGACTTAGGCCGTGGCGAGGCCCTGATGCCCATCAAGGAGCAGATCCCCACCGAGCGCTACCATCCGGGCAATCGGATCAAGGTCTACCTCAAGCAGGTGCAGCGCAGCTCCAAGGGGGCCAGCCTGATCGTCAGCCGGGCCAGCGAGGAGTTGCTGCGCTACCTGCTGCGCCAGGAGGTGCCCGAGATCGCCGAGGGCATCGTGGAGGTCAAGGCCATCGCCCGCGAGCCCGGAAGCCGCTCCAAGGTGGCCGTGATGAGCCACAATCCCAACGTAGACCCCATCGGGGCCTGCATCGGGCACAAGGGCCAGCGCATCCAGGCCGTGAGCTCGGAGCTGGGCCGCGAGCGGGTGGACATCATCCAGTGGTCGCCCAACGTGCGCGAGTTCATCCGCAACGCCCTCTCCCCCGCCCAGGTAGGCAACATCGAGGTGGACCTCGAGGGCAAGCGGGCGCGGGTGGTGGTCTCGAAGGACCAGCACTCCCTGGCCATCGGCAAGGCCGGGCAGAACGTGCGCCTGGCCAGCAAGCTCACCGGCTTCGAGATCGACTTCGAAGAGGCCGAGGAGGTCACCGACCTCGACGCGGCCATGCTGCGCGCGAGCGAGAAGGAAGGGAAAGAGCGCGTCAGCCAGGAGGCCAAGAGCCGCTTCGAGAGCCTATTCGCCGACTCGGACGAGTAA
- the secD gene encoding protein translocase subunit SecD, which yields MRPGYRPRNPTPQANPLWTGMFLLLVLIAAVIGIWKPWVPASEPRINLGLDLQGGLRITLKTETPNPTKEDLDTARTVLENRVNALGVAEPLVAVQGNDRVVLELPGLKQSDQEKAIRLIGQTAKLEFRLVNQGASGTTVAEINEQLRNNPSLKREELEKNLIKLSDLGPALLSGSDLASARASFEPGSGRPVVELSFKPEGASKFADITRQNVGRRLAIVLDDKVYTAPNINQAITGGNAVITGLSGLEEASDIALVLRSGALPVKLNIAETRAIGPTLGQDAIASGIRAAIVGTVLIFVLLFAYYGLWMGLVAALGLLYTSLLILAIFTSLGVTLTLPGIAALIMTLGAAVDGNVLSFERIKEELKSGKRFRQAIPGGFSHSIVTILDVNICHLLAAAALYQYSTGPVKGFAVSLAVGVVASVFSNLVFGRFLLERIAAIREVRPPYWLWGTKIDFMKPARYVTLASLILAALAGGVVLTKGFNFGIDFTGGTAFTIRVPQSVNSEQIRSFLDSTGIAGAGGAEAIVTSVSSSSGKEFSVRVKQLSEQNRIALEQAFTQKLQAQVLQSETVGPAIGSELRRNTIWAVLVGLGLILIYVAIRFDWVFGVASLIAVGHDIAIVAGMYSLLGLEFTIPTVAALLTIIGFSLNDSVIISDRIRENLKLMRGVSYYQIVNASINQTLSRTIMTALTTMLPILALLFLGGPVLRDFSLAITVGFVVGTYSSIYVVSALVVWYKSREAARRKTAKA from the coding sequence ATGCGGCCCGGCTACAGGCCGCGCAACCCCACCCCGCAGGCCAACCCCCTGTGGACCGGAATGTTTTTGCTGCTGGTGCTGATCGCCGCTGTCATCGGCATCTGGAAACCCTGGGTTCCCGCCAGTGAGCCCCGCATCAATCTGGGCCTCGACCTCCAGGGCGGTCTGCGCATCACCCTCAAGACCGAGACCCCCAATCCCACCAAGGAAGATCTCGACACCGCCCGCACCGTGCTGGAGAACCGCGTCAACGCGCTGGGCGTGGCCGAGCCGCTGGTGGCGGTGCAGGGCAACGACCGCGTGGTGCTCGAGCTGCCCGGTCTCAAGCAGAGCGACCAGGAGAAGGCCATCCGGCTCATCGGCCAGACCGCCAAGCTCGAGTTCCGCCTCGTCAACCAGGGCGCCAGCGGCACCACCGTAGCCGAGATCAACGAGCAGCTCCGCAACAACCCCAGCCTCAAGCGCGAGGAGCTGGAGAAGAACCTCATCAAGCTCAGCGACCTCGGCCCAGCGCTGCTTTCGGGCTCCGACCTCGCCAGTGCCCGCGCCAGCTTCGAGCCCGGCTCAGGCCGACCGGTGGTCGAACTCTCCTTCAAGCCCGAAGGAGCCAGCAAATTCGCCGACATCACCCGCCAGAACGTAGGGCGGCGGCTGGCCATCGTGCTCGACGACAAGGTCTACACCGCACCCAACATCAACCAGGCCATCACCGGCGGCAACGCCGTCATCACCGGGCTCTCCGGGCTCGAGGAGGCCTCCGACATCGCGCTGGTGCTGCGCTCGGGCGCACTGCCGGTCAAGCTCAACATCGCCGAGACCCGCGCCATCGGGCCCACGCTGGGCCAGGACGCCATCGCCTCGGGCATCCGCGCGGCCATCGTAGGCACGGTGCTCATCTTCGTGCTGCTGTTTGCCTACTACGGCCTGTGGATGGGTTTGGTGGCCGCGCTGGGCCTGCTCTACACCTCCTTGCTGATCCTGGCCATCTTCACCAGCCTGGGCGTGACCCTCACCCTGCCGGGCATCGCCGCGCTGATCATGACGCTGGGCGCCGCCGTGGACGGCAACGTGCTCTCCTTCGAGCGCATCAAGGAGGAGCTGAAGAGCGGTAAGCGCTTCCGCCAGGCCATTCCGGGGGGCTTCTCGCACTCCATCGTCACCATCCTCGACGTCAACATCTGCCACCTGCTGGCGGCAGCGGCGCTCTACCAGTACTCCACCGGCCCCGTCAAAGGCTTCGCGGTCTCGCTGGCGGTGGGGGTGGTGGCCTCGGTGTTCTCCAACCTGGTCTTCGGTCGCTTCTTGCTCGAGCGCATCGCCGCCATCCGCGAGGTGCGCCCTCCGTACTGGCTGTGGGGCACCAAGATCGACTTCATGAAACCCGCCCGCTACGTAACGCTGGCGAGCCTGATCCTGGCGGCGCTGGCTGGAGGGGTGGTGCTGACCAAGGGCTTCAACTTCGGCATCGACTTCACGGGGGGTACCGCCTTCACCATTCGGGTTCCCCAGAGCGTGAACTCCGAGCAGATTCGCTCCTTCCTCGACTCCACCGGCATCGCGGGGGCAGGCGGGGCCGAGGCCATCGTCACCAGCGTCTCCTCCAGCAGCGGCAAGGAGTTCTCGGTGCGGGTCAAGCAGCTCAGCGAGCAGAACCGCATCGCGCTCGAGCAGGCCTTCACCCAGAAGCTCCAGGCCCAGGTGCTCCAGTCGGAGACGGTGGGCCCGGCCATCGGCTCGGAGTTGCGCCGCAACACCATCTGGGCGGTGCTGGTGGGGCTTGGCCTGATCCTGATCTACGTGGCCATCCGCTTCGACTGGGTCTTCGGGGTGGCCAGCCTCATCGCCGTGGGCCACGACATCGCCATCGTGGCCGGGATGTACAGCCTCCTCGGGCTCGAGTTCACCATCCCCACGGTCGCGGCCTTGCTGACCATCATCGGTTTCTCGCTCAACGACTCGGTGATCATCTCCGACCGCATCCGCGAGAACCTCAAGCTCATGCGCGGGGTCAGCTACTACCAGATCGTCAACGCCTCCATCAACCAGACCCTCTCGCGCACCATCATGACCGCGCTCACCACCATGCTGCCCATCCTGGCGCTGCTCTTCCTGGGCGGTCCGGTGCTGCGCGACTTCTCGCTGGCGATCACGGTGGGCTTCGTGGTGGGCACCTACTCCTCGATCTACGTGGTCTCGGCGCTGGTGGTGTGGTACAAGAGCCGCGAGGCGGCCCGGCGCAAAACGGCTAAAGCCTAG
- a CDS encoding YlxR family protein: MKPKHIPERMCVACRRRRPKRELLRIVLTAEGPVIDPTGKKPGRGAYVCPDQAECWAEKKLRRFAGAKAAALSQALLALLGPAASEKTSS, from the coding sequence ATGAAACCCAAGCATATCCCCGAGCGCATGTGCGTAGCCTGCCGTAGGCGCAGGCCCAAGCGGGAGCTGCTTCGCATCGTGCTCACTGCCGAAGGCCCGGTGATCGATCCTACTGGCAAGAAGCCCGGGCGCGGCGCTTACGTGTGTCCCGACCAAGCCGAGTGTTGGGCCGAGAAAAAGCTGCGGCGCTTCGCCGGAGCCAAGGCCGCTGCGCTCTCCCAGGCGCTTTTAGCGCTGCTGGGCCCCGCCGCATCCGAGAAAACCTCGAGCTAA
- a CDS encoding ABC transporter ATP-binding protein: MLEAIHLTKRFHQGDIDVTAIDRFSYRFNAGVTAIVGPSGSGKTTLLNLLAGFDTPTEGEVRVQEGEKAVVLSRLDEGSRAGLRLRLMGFVFQQWNLIPTLTALENVAFPMLLAGHGRKERQERAAFLLAQVGLEKRLKHLPHRLSGGEQQRVAIARALALDPPILFADEPTGNLDSASGERVMELIYSQARKGRTIIVVTHNLELARRADRILRLRDGRLLEEVVQ; this comes from the coding sequence GTGCTCGAGGCCATCCACTTGACCAAGCGCTTTCACCAGGGCGACATCGACGTGACCGCCATAGACCGCTTCAGCTACCGCTTTAACGCAGGCGTCACCGCCATCGTGGGGCCTTCGGGCTCGGGCAAGACCACCTTGCTCAACCTGCTGGCTGGCTTCGACACCCCCACCGAGGGCGAGGTGCGGGTGCAGGAGGGAGAGAAGGCCGTGGTGTTGTCGCGGCTGGATGAGGGCTCGAGGGCCGGGCTGCGCCTGCGGCTGATGGGCTTCGTGTTCCAGCAGTGGAACCTCATCCCCACCCTCACCGCGCTCGAGAACGTGGCCTTCCCCATGCTGCTGGCCGGGCACGGGCGTAAAGAGCGTCAGGAGCGTGCCGCCTTCCTGCTGGCGCAGGTGGGGCTGGAAAAGCGCCTCAAGCACCTGCCCCACCGGCTGTCGGGAGGCGAGCAGCAACGCGTAGCCATCGCCCGCGCGCTGGCCTTAGACCCCCCCATCCTCTTCGCCGACGAACCCACCGGCAACCTCGACTCGGCCTCGGGGGAGCGGGTGATGGAGCTGATCTACTCTCAAGCCCGCAAGGGGCGCACCATCATCGTGGTGACCCACAACCTCGAGCTCGCCCGCCGGGCCGACCGCATCCTGCGCCTGCGCGATGGCCGGCTGCTGGAAGAGGTGGTTCAGTAG
- a CDS encoding YceH family protein — protein sequence MELLNETEVRILGTLIEKQLATPEYYPMTLNAVRLGANQKQGRNPVTSLSEAEVQEALDTLQIKRLAALVKEYGARAPKYRQFLDREFKLEPPALAVLAVLMLRGPQTVGELRARSESMHKFASTQEVEEVLRLLMNLTPNPLVTRLERQSGEREPRYAHLLSGTPTPVVRVEERSELEARVEALEAEVRELRAVLMELKQALGA from the coding sequence GTGGAACTCCTCAACGAAACCGAGGTGCGCATCCTGGGAACGCTCATCGAGAAGCAACTCGCCACCCCTGAGTACTACCCCATGACCCTCAACGCCGTGCGGCTGGGCGCCAACCAGAAGCAAGGCCGCAACCCCGTCACCAGCCTCAGCGAAGCCGAGGTACAAGAAGCCCTCGATACCCTGCAGATCAAGCGCTTGGCTGCCTTGGTCAAGGAGTACGGCGCCCGCGCCCCCAAGTACCGCCAGTTTCTCGACCGCGAGTTCAAGCTCGAGCCCCCCGCCCTGGCGGTGCTGGCGGTGCTGATGTTGCGCGGCCCCCAGACGGTGGGCGAACTCAGGGCGCGCAGCGAGTCCATGCACAAGTTCGCCTCGACCCAGGAGGTCGAGGAGGTCCTCCGCTTGCTGATGAACCTCACCCCCAACCCCTTAGTGACCCGCCTCGAGCGCCAGAGCGGCGAGCGCGAGCCCCGCTACGCCCACCTGCTCTCGGGAACCCCCACCCCGGTGGTGCGGGTGGAGGAGAGGAGCGAGCTCGAGGCCAGGGTGGAGGCGCTCGAGGCCGAGGTGCGGGAGTTGCGGGCCGTGCTGATGGAGCTGAAGCAGGCCCTGGGGGCCTAA
- the infB gene encoding translation initiation factor IF-2 gives MAKVRIYQLAKELGMSNEELLEILDSMGVEYKSHASTLEDETAAAVKELIGEQRLAEEARKAEEARKAIPHRAPVVVIMGHVDHGKTSLLDYLRKSRIAEKEAGGITQHVGAFEVKTKGGTVVFIDTPGHEAFTSIRERGARVADIAVIVVAADDGVMPQTREAIAHAKAAGAKLIFAANKMDLPQASLDKVYQGLMKEGIVPVAYGGDAEVLPISAKTGQGVQDLLETILITAELEDLRADPNAEAAGVVLESRIDKQAGVLASLLVQQGTLKVGDYVVAGEHWGKIRAMTDSEGVRRNQTGPSTAVQVLGFSEPPSAGTAFEWVPDQVAAKEITEERRLEREARAAAPEVGRPRNIADLLRQMQGSEQKEINLILRADTQGSLEAIQQILSREQSEEVKINLLLAAVGAPSESDVLLASTAHGAILSFGVTPAGSVKKMAEQKGVPLQSFRIIYELIDEVRKMVRGQREPVYKEEILGQAEVRAVFKLSSGVVAGCMVTSGKITRNADIRVLRKKQEIWKGKIHSLKRLKDDVREVAQGFECGILLEGFSDFQEGDVLEASQQVEVVQE, from the coding sequence ATGGCCAAAGTACGCATTTACCAACTCGCCAAAGAGTTGGGCATGAGCAACGAGGAACTGTTGGAAATTCTCGACAGCATGGGGGTGGAGTATAAGTCCCACGCCTCGACCCTCGAGGACGAGACCGCCGCGGCGGTCAAGGAACTCATCGGTGAGCAGCGCCTCGCCGAGGAAGCCAGAAAAGCCGAGGAAGCCAGGAAGGCCATCCCCCACCGCGCACCGGTGGTGGTGATCATGGGCCACGTGGACCACGGCAAAACCAGCCTGCTCGACTACCTGCGCAAAAGCCGCATCGCCGAGAAGGAAGCGGGCGGCATCACCCAGCACGTGGGGGCCTTCGAGGTCAAGACCAAGGGGGGGACCGTGGTCTTCATCGACACCCCCGGCCACGAGGCCTTCACCAGCATCCGCGAGCGCGGGGCCAGGGTAGCCGACATCGCCGTCATCGTGGTGGCCGCCGACGACGGGGTGATGCCCCAGACCCGCGAGGCCATCGCCCACGCCAAAGCCGCCGGGGCCAAGCTCATCTTCGCGGCCAACAAGATGGACCTGCCCCAGGCCAGCCTCGATAAGGTCTACCAGGGCCTGATGAAGGAGGGCATCGTGCCCGTGGCCTACGGCGGCGACGCCGAGGTGTTGCCCATCTCGGCCAAGACCGGGCAGGGTGTGCAGGATCTGCTGGAGACCATCCTCATCACCGCCGAGCTCGAGGACCTACGGGCCGATCCCAACGCCGAAGCGGCGGGGGTGGTGCTCGAGTCGCGCATCGATAAGCAGGCCGGGGTGCTCGCCAGCCTGCTGGTGCAGCAGGGCACCCTCAAGGTGGGCGACTACGTGGTGGCCGGGGAGCACTGGGGCAAGATCCGGGCCATGACCGACTCCGAAGGGGTGCGGCGCAACCAGACCGGCCCCTCCACCGCCGTGCAGGTGTTGGGCTTCTCCGAACCGCCCTCGGCGGGGACTGCCTTCGAGTGGGTGCCCGACCAGGTCGCCGCCAAAGAGATCACCGAGGAGCGGCGGCTGGAGCGCGAAGCCCGCGCCGCCGCCCCCGAGGTGGGTCGCCCGCGCAACATCGCCGACCTGCTGCGCCAGATGCAGGGCAGCGAGCAGAAGGAGATCAACCTCATCCTGCGCGCCGACACCCAGGGCTCGCTCGAGGCCATCCAGCAGATCCTCTCCCGTGAGCAGAGCGAAGAGGTGAAGATCAACCTGCTGCTCGCGGCGGTGGGAGCTCCCTCCGAATCGGACGTGCTGCTGGCCTCGACCGCCCACGGCGCGATCCTCTCCTTCGGCGTGACCCCGGCGGGCTCGGTGAAGAAGATGGCCGAGCAGAAGGGTGTACCGCTGCAGAGCTTCCGTATCATCTACGAGCTTATCGATGAGGTGCGCAAGATGGTGCGGGGGCAGAGAGAGCCGGTATACAAGGAGGAAATCCTGGGTCAGGCCGAGGTTCGCGCGGTGTTCAAGCTCTCCAGCGGGGTGGTGGCGGGCTGCATGGTCACCAGCGGCAAGATCACCCGCAACGCCGACATAAGGGTGTTGCGCAAGAAGCAGGAGATCTGGAAGGGCAAGATCCACAGCCTCAAGCGCCTCAAGGACGACGTACGCGAGGTGGCGCAGGGCTTCGAGTGCGGCATCTTGCTGGAAGGCTTCAGCGACTTCCAGGAAGGCGACGTGCTCGAGGCCAGCCAGCAGGTCGAGGTAGTGCAGGAGTGA
- the rimP gene encoding ribosome maturation factor RimP gives MDWQQLAQEVLERLGYDVLEASLKSAGRSRVFLVRLERKDERPVSVADLERASHVLSDELDRRELIEGAYRLEVESPGPERPLFTARHFERFMGLKVRVKSQQGNFTARIQGVRQGRVDFALDSGEVRSLELGSFKANLAEWPDTPR, from the coding sequence GTGGATTGGCAGCAACTGGCCCAAGAGGTGTTGGAGCGCCTGGGATATGATGTGCTGGAGGCCAGCCTCAAGTCGGCAGGCCGGAGTCGGGTGTTTTTGGTGCGCCTCGAGCGCAAGGACGAGCGCCCGGTGAGCGTGGCCGACCTCGAGCGCGCCAGCCACGTCCTGAGCGACGAACTTGACCGCCGGGAGCTGATCGAGGGAGCCTATCGCCTGGAGGTCGAGTCTCCCGGCCCCGAGCGCCCTCTCTTCACCGCCCGCCACTTCGAGCGCTTCATGGGGCTCAAGGTCAGGGTCAAAAGCCAGCAGGGCAACTTCACCGCCCGCATCCAGGGGGTTCGGCAGGGCCGGGTGGACTTCGCCCTCGACTCCGGCGAGGTCAGAAGCCTCGAGCTCGGCAGCTTCAAGGCCAATCTGGCCGAGTGGCCGGATACACCGAGGTGA
- the ruvX gene encoding Holliday junction resolvase RuvX, with the protein MRVGALDVGEARIGLAVGETGSSWAFGRGYLVRAGLEADLEALRQFARREGLERFVVGLPLRSDGGMSAQAERVMGLVEALRKAGFVVELLDERFTTKLGQSRLRSAPRRIRQEKGKLDEAAAIALLESYLSSKPA; encoded by the coding sequence GTGAGGGTAGGCGCACTGGACGTGGGAGAGGCCCGAATTGGCCTAGCCGTGGGCGAAACCGGATCGAGCTGGGCCTTCGGGCGGGGCTATTTGGTGCGCGCAGGCCTGGAGGCCGACCTCGAGGCCCTGCGGCAGTTCGCTCGGCGCGAGGGCCTCGAGCGCTTCGTGGTGGGGCTGCCGCTGCGCAGCGACGGTGGGATGAGCGCCCAGGCCGAGCGGGTGATGGGGCTGGTAGAAGCCTTGCGCAAAGCGGGTTTCGTGGTCGAGTTGCTCGACGAGCGCTTCACCACCAAGCTGGGGCAGAGCCGCTTGCGGAGTGCTCCCAGGCGGATACGCCAGGAAAAGGGCAAGCTCGACGAGGCCGCCGCCATCGCCCTACTGGAGTCGTACCTATCGAGCAAGCCCGCATGA
- a CDS encoding Uma2 family endonuclease, with the protein MPRPEPVGKTTFEGYLELEARSPVRHEFVDGYLFAMAGGTDYHATISLNIATQVRAAARASGCFVYMENMLLQTPHGPTYYPDVFVTCEESNDGSHYKRLPCFIVEVLSESTADIDRGEKLHNYRKIPSLKAYILVSYDRKLVEIYRRLEDETWRYETLEGSGELELPCLGLKLSLEEIYADAGVAGN; encoded by the coding sequence ATGCCCCGCCCTGAGCCCGTGGGAAAAACCACCTTCGAGGGGTATCTGGAACTCGAGGCCCGCTCCCCGGTACGGCACGAGTTCGTGGACGGCTACTTGTTTGCAATGGCGGGCGGTACGGATTACCACGCCACGATCAGCTTGAACATCGCTACCCAGGTTAGAGCTGCGGCTAGGGCTTCGGGTTGTTTTGTATATATGGAGAACATGCTGCTGCAAACCCCGCACGGCCCCACCTATTACCCTGACGTGTTCGTGACCTGCGAGGAGAGCAACGACGGCTCACACTACAAACGCCTCCCTTGCTTCATCGTGGAGGTGCTGTCGGAAAGCACCGCAGACATTGACCGGGGGGAGAAGCTACACAATTACCGCAAAATTCCTAGCCTAAAAGCCTATATCCTCGTCTCGTACGACCGGAAGCTGGTGGAGATATATCGGAGGCTCGAGGACGAGACCTGGCGCTATGAAACGCTGGAAGGAAGCGGAGAACTCGAGCTGCCCTGCCTGGGCTTGAAGCTGAGCCTGGAAGAGATTTACGCCGACGCAGGCGTGGCTGGCAACTGA